The genomic region TGATATTGCAGAGCGTGGTGGATTTGAATGCAAGTACTGCAGTTACACAAGTCAGGACTACCATGCGTTTACTGTACATATAGAATCGGAGCACTCTGAAGCAAGCGTGGACCAACTGTATGTTTGTGTCGAGTGTAACTTCAGCGCCAAGAGTCAGGAGTCCCTGACAGTGCACAACACCCTGAGCCATCCCAACGAGACCAACCTGAAAGTGAGTGTAATCAAAAAGAACAGCCAGACGGTTGTCGAGCAGAGCGTCTCCGAGACAAAGAGCAACGATGGCAGAGAGAATGGCGAGGAGGCGGAAACCCAGTCAGAAATCTCCATCAGCAAAACGCCCATCATGAAGATGCTGAAGGGCAAGCCGGAAGGCAAGAGGATCACTGTCTCTCATGCCGGAAGGGAAGAGCCCAACGACGAAGCGGGGGCGGTTGACGAGGCTGTTAAAAAAACCGAGGGTGCGGACGTGCCGGAGGTACTGTCAGCCAATGGGCTGACGACCCCTTCCCAAACCGTAAATGGAACAGCCGTCATGTCTGTGCCTGTCCTGCAGGCGGGCATGACGCAAATAGTCCCTGTGATTCAACGGCCGGCTTCAAGCAACAGCTCCAGCCCCCTCCCCAAAGTCATGATCCCGTTGAGTAGCATCCCCTCGTACAACGCTGCCATGGACTCCAACAGCTTCCTCAACAACTCCTTCAATAAGTTCCCCTACCCGTCGAAGGCCGAGCTATGCTGGCTGACTGTGGTGACCAAGTACCCGGAGGAGCAGCTCAAAATCTGGTTCACTGCGCAACGGCTGAAGCACGGCATCAGCTGGACACCAGAGGAAATAGAGGACGCCCGAAAGAATATGTTCAATACCATTATTCAGAGTGTGCCGCAGCAGACCATCACCGTACTGCCCACCCAGTTGACCACCACCAATGGCGGGCAGCACGTCTTGCAGGCCAACTTCCCTTGCCAGCTGTTGACTCCGGGGGGCAATATTGTTGTCACCCAGCCAGGGGGGGTGGTGAAAGGAGCCACGATGACGGGCTCCCCTGTTGCTGTCAGCCTCGCCACCATCCCCAAGCAGCAGACCGCCTCAAAGTTTCAGGTGCAGAAACTCGGGGGCTCTGCGGTCAGTTCAAATGTCAAGATTTTAGCCGCCCCCTCAGTCGGTCAGCCAGGGGCTGTGGTCACGTCCAGCCACCTGTCAACCTCAAATCTCATTTCAGAGTTTGGCACCTACAAGTACAAGAAAACAAAAGAGCAGTTGGCCGCACTGAAGCAGAGCTTCCTGCGAGCTCAGTTCCCAGAGCATGAAGAGGTTGACCGGCTTGTGAGAGTGACGGGTTTGCAGGGCAAAGAGATTCGGAAGTGGTTCAGCGACCGGCGGTACAACTACAAGAACCTAAAGTGCAACCAATCCTTCGACGCAAGCAGTGCCAATGCAGTCTCCGCTGAGCTGGCCCCCGAGGAAACGCCCACTCCGCCTTTGTCCACTCCCCACTTGTTGGCCTCCCAGCAGCACCGCCGGCAGTGGCAAACCCGCTGTGACTTCACCCCGCCCAAATTCAAGGGGAAGTCGGCCGAGCAGCTCAGCGTCCTGGAGCAAAGCTACACTCAGAACCCCTTCCCGCCTGAGGAAGAGGTGGACAGGTTACGGGTCGAGACTAAAATGACCAGGCGGGAGATTGACCTTTGGTTTTCTGAGCGGAGGAAGGTTAAGCTGGACGAGCGGGCCTTAAAGGCCCGCCAGGACGACTCGGACGTCAAGGACGATGCTGATtccggggaggaggaggaggactcgGACGGTGAAGGGACACCAAGCGACAGCAGCTCGGTGGACATGAAGAGGCTTATACCTCCTCAGGAGCGGCTCAAGGTTAGCCCCTTAAAAATCTGCCTGAAAGACGGCTCAAACTTGTGCATCCAGCCCAAGATTATGCAGGCCGGCAAGCCGCTGAACCTTAGCTCTGTCTCCTCAACTGCGTCCCCGAATGCTGTCAAGTACAAGGGTCAAAATAAGAAAACGGTTCACCAGCTTCACTTGATGAAGTTGCAGTTTATGCGGACACAATGGCCGACGGTTGAAGAGTATGACGAATTGGCTATCAAATCGCGGCTGCCCAGGACTGAGGTAGTTCGTTGGTTTGGTGATGCGCGGTACGCGTTGAAAAATGGACAGCTGAAATGGTACGATGATTACAAAAAAGGTATCTACGCCATCCGCTCCGGCAGCAATAGCTTAATTACTGATGTGCCGGTGGAGAATTACAGACTCAAACGAACACCATCCAAAAAAAGCGGGAAAATGGTCTTGTTTGAATATTACACCCAGCACCGGATGCTTCATGAGGAGGATCTAGACCGGCTCTGCGAGAAGTCTTGCATGAGCTATGAACAGGTGAGAGACTGGTTTGCAGAGAAACAAACTGAGGACGCCATGTACATGTCCGACTTCAGCAATGAAGATCAGCAGTCGACCAATGGAGAGAGTGACAAAGTAGATAAAGCCAAAAGCAGTCAACGCTTTGGAACAGAGGAAGTCTACTCTGATGTGACAGACAACAGCGATAACTGGGATATCCCATCACGGGAGGGCCACGCAGAACTGAATGATTTTGATGCTGAGAACATCTCTGGTGAGGCTTGAAGTGCAATGAGTATAGCAAAGCTAAACTGACATAAAGAGGTATTAAAGAACAGTCTCACCACGGTGTCTGCTATCAGTCATGAAGTTGATGGGGTGGTTTGAAAGAGAAACACTTTGAGAAACTAAACAGGCACATTTAACACTTTTATCTTCAGAAGGTCTCCTTTGAGACTAGTCAGTACATTATCTTTCCACCTTGGGTACCAGCACAGAATCCAGCAAGAGATCAATAATTTTACttcttgggatatgggtgttgctggcaagattGGGacttattgcctgtccctagttaCCCTGAAAAGGTGataatgcaactgagtggcttgctaggcaggTAGGAATCAACTGAGAAaagaaagactggcatttatataatgcctcagACCTTCCTAAACACCGAAtatccaatgaaatacttttgaagtatatttaactgttgtaatgtaggaaacgagTCACTTtggacacagcaagctcccccgAACAGGACTACCTTgctgaccagataacctgttttcagcaataaaagcaaaatactgtggatgctggaaatctgaaataaaaactaaaaatactggaaaaactcagcaggtttggcagacCTGGGagtttccaaagaagagtcatattggactcaaaatcacagatgctgccagacatattgagattttccagcattttctgttttcagttctgtttcttgtaatgttgattgaagggtaactattgaccaggacactggggataactcccctgctcttcttcaaaatagcaccatttacatccacctgagacagcagatggtgcctcagtttaatgtctcatccgaaagatagGGCCTTCGAAAAATTTAGCACTCCCTTGGCACTACAGCGTTATTTTAGATTTTTGTCCTCAAGTCTCTGGAGGGGATCTTGAACGCACAATCTTCTCATTCACAGGTGatagtgttacccactgagccccAGCTGACTTAATGTGACTGGAGTCTATATACCACACTGGGTAAGAATAGGAGATGCTCTTCCTTGGAGGGCATGAGTGAACAAGTTTGGACTTTATACGATATTCCGACAGCTTTAGGATTTAAGGATACTAACTTTATATTTGCAATCCGAGACACTTTAAACtgcattcaaattctcaaactatcACATAGTTTCGTGCTGCAGAGGAGAAAGGTGAAGCCAGAATAATTAATAGGCCAATACATCAAACCTCGCACATGCAATGTCCATACCCTTAGTTCAGCTGGCCAACCCACACTACACATAGAATCTTACAGTATTTAGAGGCCATTTACCCCCATGtctttgctggctctttgaaagagctatccaattagtctcagtCACCTCTTGCCCTGCAGTCCTGAAAATTTCTACTTTTTTCAGTATGTATCCACATCCCTTTGTGAAAGTTACTActtaatctgcttccaccatctcttctgacaatgcattccagatcataacaagttGTTATGAGCAACTTGTTCAAACTTTCCTACCCAAGTTATCAGCCAGTTTAGCGGGCCAAGATAACCATCAACAAATTCATAGTGattctccttttccattctgagGTCCCTTTTAATAAGCTGATAATCACGAGCGTCAGTAAAAACATATGACTTAGCAGAGTGCAGTGTCTGATATTCCGTTCCCAGCTGGTACCAAGCAGTCCATTCTCTTTCTTGCACGGCGTTTCTGTATCTCCAAATCTCAGGTCAATGTTAGTTCTTTGTTTTCTCTGACTTTGAATCACTGTTCGATTAGGCAGCACTGGGTATAgtggtgtagtaattatagtaGTGGACCAACAACCCAGGGATTGCAAGTTCACATTTTACTGTGGCACATTGAACTCAATAATCTTGCTGTTTTTGGGCTGATAGCAGAAGAAGGGCTATTAAAGTTACTGTactgttgtaaaacccatctgggttcCATTGATATTCTTCAGGGAAGGGATCCTGACAGCTCCCAGCCATTAAAGGGACAAGGGTAGAAAGTATGTGGGAGTGTCAATGCCTCCAATGTCTCCTCCAAGTCGCACACCACCATGACTTGGACATATGTTGCCTTTCCTTCATTGACGCTGGGTcaaagttctggaatttcctgccaaacagcattgtgggagcaaactcaccacatgagctgcagtggctcaagaagaagGCTCACCATTACCTAGGACTACtaggggaatgggcaataaatgccagccttgccagcgacacccgcatcctgagaaagaattttaaaaaaagacttgcatttatatagtcacCAGCCATCTCAAAAGCATTTTATgtccaatggagtacttttgaagtgtagccattgttgtaatataggaattaGACATGACTTCAGACCCCATCGGTCCCCACCAGCTGGTTGACTTTGAAGTagtaagctactcagttgtaaaaACTATTTCTGTTTAAGAAGACCCCACCAGCTTCTCAGGTCAGCTAAGAGGTGATAATAAATGCATCCTTACCAGCTATGCCGATATCCTGAAAAAGATTCGAGGAGATTGTGGCTCCACACATCAAGTGTGGCCCCTAGATTGCTGTCATTGAACTAATCATGTTTTATGTACACAACATGTAAATATATAATGTAAAGGTATGTAGATAGATAAGTTTTAGTTACAGGAAACTCTGTGTCTCCTACCATCTGTATTTAGTGCTGTAAGTGCATGAACACACTCAATAGTATAGTAGAACCATGAAAAACTTCCCCCCGATTGGGGCTTGTGAATCACTGTGGTCACTCAGAACAATGCCCTCTTCATGCAGAGCTGCAACAAATGATGTGCATCTAACTAAAATGATCTTTTTAACGTTTTTGCCAACATTTACAAGGGGACCTGTAGGTTCAGTTCTGAGCATGAACGTGATGAGGATTGTCCATATAGTTGCCATTTTTGGTTGGACGTATTTCTGGGGGTGTGACCACATGACCTTCCCCCCCTGCCccaaccacatcaccccccccccccccccccccccacccccccaccaccaccaccacaccaccccccaccccacccacggTCCTCCCAATAGGTCATACCACATCACACAGCCTTTCCAAGCCAATCACAAAAGTGGACACCATTACCTGACAGGATGTTTAATGTTGATTATCAATCCAATAGCCTCTTTCCTCCATTTTTTGCAGCAAATG from Carcharodon carcharias isolate sCarCar2 chromosome 14, sCarCar2.pri, whole genome shotgun sequence harbors:
- the LOC121287384 gene encoding zinc fingers and homeoboxes protein 3-like encodes the protein MASKRKSTTPCMIPAKTLAMHDADMDITPEYNDDDEASPQAFPIEDLSAGEEAFTVISNNDIAERGGFECKYCSYTSQDYHAFTVHIESEHSEASVDQLYVCVECNFSAKSQESLTVHNTLSHPNETNLKVSVIKKNSQTVVEQSVSETKSNDGRENGEEAETQSEISISKTPIMKMLKGKPEGKRITVSHAGREEPNDEAGAVDEAVKKTEGADVPEVLSANGLTTPSQTVNGTAVMSVPVLQAGMTQIVPVIQRPASSNSSSPLPKVMIPLSSIPSYNAAMDSNSFLNNSFNKFPYPSKAELCWLTVVTKYPEEQLKIWFTAQRLKHGISWTPEEIEDARKNMFNTIIQSVPQQTITVLPTQLTTTNGGQHVLQANFPCQLLTPGGNIVVTQPGGVVKGATMTGSPVAVSLATIPKQQTASKFQVQKLGGSAVSSNVKILAAPSVGQPGAVVTSSHLSTSNLISEFGTYKYKKTKEQLAALKQSFLRAQFPEHEEVDRLVRVTGLQGKEIRKWFSDRRYNYKNLKCNQSFDASSANAVSAELAPEETPTPPLSTPHLLASQQHRRQWQTRCDFTPPKFKGKSAEQLSVLEQSYTQNPFPPEEEVDRLRVETKMTRREIDLWFSERRKVKLDERALKARQDDSDVKDDADSGEEEEDSDGEGTPSDSSSVDMKRLIPPQERLKVSPLKICLKDGSNLCIQPKIMQAGKPLNLSSVSSTASPNAVKYKGQNKKTVHQLHLMKLQFMRTQWPTVEEYDELAIKSRLPRTEVVRWFGDARYALKNGQLKWYDDYKKGIYAIRSGSNSLITDVPVENYRLKRTPSKKSGKMVLFEYYTQHRMLHEEDLDRLCEKSCMSYEQVRDWFAEKQTEDAMYMSDFSNEDQQSTNGESDKVDKAKSSQRFGTEEVYSDVTDNSDNWDIPSREGHAELNDFDAENISEAE